The Hevea brasiliensis isolate MT/VB/25A 57/8 chromosome 1, ASM3005281v1, whole genome shotgun sequence genome has a window encoding:
- the LOC110665242 gene encoding uncharacterized protein LOC110665242 has translation MGKIVEKSTKKKKGRPSLLDLQKRTLKEQQQQQQQLKQNQNRNLSNSNFDNSALHSSHNYKSATPTPLRRSTRRNPTSSSPEHDEDDDAVELNGKRREKKLKLVLKLPSSQKSEPDSASLNSNGSESKGEEDKAKASYHKKRKINAIGDGSGVGVSEKGGKPGAGANPTNNVQDSGPSTPVPDKKLLLFILDRLQKKDTYGVFSEPVDANELPDYHEVIEHPMDFGTVRKKLSSEVYTSLEQFEKDIFLICSNAMQYNAPDTIYFRQARSIQELAKKNFENLRQDSDDNEPEPKIVRRGRPPTKNFKKPVGRPLLEHAGSAVALDGGTLLTGGESTVWSNNDLRKGPYVLDKSSLADSSGRSHGSHNDAYWLTDSKFEKNDEGSMFKGNSMKYGKRQFVLDENRRNTYNKFSAGGREPSVFATFDAERKQLMAVGLLSEHGYARSLARFAANIGTIAWKIASKKIERSLPSGVMFGPGWVGEKDIPPQRALLLSSNPQGLPSPSQLLRLPKDSCAVVTSCSVELREKLSEKPEMNVSKNEVPQIHSASGAPQLTNDLSSSASTSTLHAAASKSEPCAEAAVDVFNSHGRFNILNSNTSMSRPRPPFQIHQSHEFHPGMNGFNGTYRFSLPAQMGKLVGAARPAGINFRPSLTDTVSTTNANFVHPSTENSLNLKNPKLSENSSAINSSGALPNSGNEKKEAPISGYEPRPSCQGSSPQPKPDSGLSPQQKSDSVPPDLNVRFQYPGSPSSSRVDSAQPDLALQL, from the exons ATGGGTAAGATAGTGGAGAAGAGCACGAAGAAGAAGAAAGGCCGACCTTCTCTTTTAGATCTCCAGAAACGAACCCTCAAAgaacagcagcagcagcaacaacAACTCAAGCAAAATCAAAATCGAAACCTTTCTAATTCAAATTTCGATAACTCAGCCCTTCATTCTTCCCATAATTACAAGTCTGCCACCCCTACTCCTCTTCGCCGATCCACCCGCCGCAACCCCACTTCCTCCTCTCCGGAACACGACGAGGACGACGACGCCGTTGAATTGAATGGGAAGCGCCGAGAGAAGAAGCTCAAGCTTGTCCTTAAATTGCCTTCATCCCAAAAATCGGAGCCTGATTCGGCTTCTCTTAACTCTAATGGGTCAGAATCGAAAGGCGAGGAGGATAAAGCAAAGGCTTCGTATCACAAAAAGCGGAAAATCAATGCGATCGGTGATGGATCTGGGGTTGGTGTCAGTGAAAAG GGAGGGAAGCCTGGTGCTGGCGCAAACCCCACAAATAATGTACAAG ATTCGGGACCCTCAACTCCTGTACCTGATAAAAAGCTATTACTGTTCATCCTTGATAGGCTTCAAAA GAAGGACACGTATGGTGTTTTCTCTGAACCAGTAGACGCAAATGAG CTTCCAGATTACCATGAAGTCATTGAGCATCCCATGGATTTTGGGACTGTCAGGAAGAAACTTTCTAGTGAGGTTTACACCAGCTTGGAACAATTCGAG aaagatattttcttaatatGTTCAAATGCGATGCAGTATAATGCCCCGGATACCATATATTTTAGACAG GCGCGATCTATACAAGAGCTAGCCAAAaagaattttgaaaatttaaggCAAGATAGTGATGATAATGAACCAGAACCTAAAATAGTGAGGAGAGGTAGACCACCGACCAAGAATTTTAAAAAACCAGTGGGCAGGCCTTTATTGGAGCATGCTGGTTCAGCGGTTGCCTTGGATGGTGGAACTCTTCTGACTGGGGGAGAGAGCACTGTCTGGTCCAATAATGATCTGAGAAAAGGACCTTATGTTTTAGACAAGTCTAGCTTGGCAGATTCATCAGGACGATCTCATGGTTCTCACAATGATGCTTATTGGTTGACTGACAGCAAATTTGAGAAGAATGATGAAG GCTCTATGTTTAAAGGTAATTCAATGAAATATGGGAAAAGACAATTTGTACTTGACGAGAACAGGCGTAACACGTACAACAAATTTTCAGCTGGTGGACGGGAACCATCTGTGTTTGCTACTTTTGATGCAGAGAGGAAGCAGCTAATGGCT GTAGGGCTTCTGTCAGAGCATGGTTATGCAAGGAGCTTAGCTCGATTTGCCGCAAATATTGGCACCATTGCATGGAAAATTGCTTCGAAAAAAATTGAGAGGTCTTTGCCATCTGGAGTTATGTTTGGCCCTGGATGGGTTGGGGAAAAGGACATCCCACCACAGAGGGCATTGCTTCTTTCTTCAAACCCTCAAGGCCTGCCATCACCATCACAGCTTCTCAGACTTCCCAAAGATTCATGTGCTGTTGTCACATCTTGCAGTGTTGAATTGAGAGAAAAACTGTCAGAAAAACCTGAAATGAATGTGAGCAAGAATGAGGTACCTCAAATTCACTCGGCTTCAGGGGCACCACAACTAACCAATGATCTTTCATCATCTGCCTCAACATCTACACTCCATGCAGCTGCTAGTAAATCTGAACCTTGCGCGGAGGCAGCAGTTGACGTATTTAACTCTCACGGGCGTTTTAACATCCTCAACAGCAATACAAGTATGAGCAGGCCAAGGCCTCCATTTCAGATTCATCAGAGCCATGAATTTCACCCTGGGATGAATGGATTCAATGGCACCTACAGGTTTAGTCTTCCAGCCCAGATGGGAAAACTAGTTGGGGCTGCCAGGCCTGCTGGGATTAACTTTCGGCCATCTCTGACTGACACAGTCTCCACTACTAATGCTAACTTTGTCCATCCATCAACAGAAAACAGCCTGAACTTAAAAAATCCAAAGCTTTCCGAGAATTCCTCTGCAATAAATTCCAGTGGTGCACTACCAAATTCTGGTAACGAAAAAAAGGAAGCCCCAATATCTGGATACGAACCCCGACCTTCATGTCAAGGATCATCACCACAGCCAAAACCAGATTCAGGGTTGTCACCGCAACAGAAATCAGATTCAGTCCCACCTGACCTGAATGTCAGATTTCAGTATCCAGGTTCTCCTAGTTCTAGCCGTGTTGATTCAGCACAGCCAGATTTAGCATTGCAGCTCTAA